DNA sequence from the Desulfurobacterium indicum genome:
AAGTGCCACTCTGGAAAATAATCTTTATTTATATTTTACTGCCGATTATTCCCACTCTTGCTGGGATTCTGGCTCTTTCAATAGGTGATGCTATTTTGACAGAGGCGGGACTTTCATACCTCGGACTTGGTGTTCCTCCACCAACCCCTGACTGGGGTGCAGATCTTTCAACCGGCCAGCACTACATCCTTCAGGATTACTGGTGGTGTTTTGTCTTTTCGGGTCTTGCCATATTCCTTGCTGTTCTTGGATTTGCCCTTATCGGTGATTACCTATCAGAGGAAAAGCTATGATAGAGGTAAGCCATTTAACAATTACATATCCTAACGGGTTTGTTGCCGTTAAAAATGTTTCGTTTAGTATTGATAAGAAAGAGGTTTTTGCTCTTGTCGGCGAGAGTGGTTGCGGAAAATCAACAACGGCTCATGCTCTCATAAGGCTTCTTCCAAAGGGGAGCAGGATAGAAGGTTCTTTTAAGCTTTCAGGTAGAGAGATAGTTTCCCTTAAAGAGAAAGAGATGAGGAAAGTCAGGGGAAAAGAGATAGGTATGGTGTTTCAGGATCCCCTTAATGCCCTTAATCCCCTTGTTAGAGTTAGAGAACATTTTTTTGAAACGTTTGCAGCTCACGGAATTAAGAAATCCAGAGATGAACTTCTCGGGAGAGTTAGAGAACTTTTTGAGTTTATAGATCTTCCTTTTGAGAAAGTTAATTCTTATCCATTTGAGCTTTCCGGCGGGCAGCGTCAGAGGGTTATGTTCGCCATCGCTCTTGTTTTGAATCCTCGTCTTATAATTCTTGACGAGCCGACAACTGCACTTGATGTTCTTGCCCAAAAAAAGGTTCTTGGATTGATAGATAAAACTAAGGAGACTTTTGATTCTGCAACTCTTCTTATCACTCATGATATGGGAGTTGTTAACGAAGTTGCCGACAAGGTGGCTGTTATGTATAAAGGTGTAATTATGGAAAAAGGTGATAAGGATAAGGTGCTTCATTCTCCCATTCATCCTTACACCAGGCTTCTTATTTCCTGTGTTCCTAAATATGATATCCATGATACTTCCATTCCCGATATTCCTTTGGAAGATAAGAATGTAGAAGGATGTCCTTTTGCTCCAAGATGTCCGAAGGTTTCTGACAGATGCTTTAAAGAGCTTCCCAAACCTGTTGTTGTAAAAGGAAGAGAGGTGTCTTGTTTTAATGTTGAAAGTTGATGGATTGAACATAAAGATTGTAAGAAGTAGAAGAAAGACTATTTCTCTGGAAGTTAGTGATTCTGGAGAAGTTATTTTGAAATCACCTGAAAATCTTTCCAGGGCTTTCCTTAGAAAGTTCGTTTTAAAACATAGAAACTGGCTATTTCAAAAGCTCTTTGATGTTGAAGAGAAAAAGAAATTTTTCGAAGGAAGAGGCTTCAGAGACGGTGCCGTTTTTTA
Encoded proteins:
- a CDS encoding ABC transporter ATP-binding protein; the encoded protein is MIEVSHLTITYPNGFVAVKNVSFSIDKKEVFALVGESGCGKSTTAHALIRLLPKGSRIEGSFKLSGREIVSLKEKEMRKVRGKEIGMVFQDPLNALNPLVRVREHFFETFAAHGIKKSRDELLGRVRELFEFIDLPFEKVNSYPFELSGGQRQRVMFAIALVLNPRLIILDEPTTALDVLAQKKVLGLIDKTKETFDSATLLITHDMGVVNEVADKVAVMYKGVIMEKGDKDKVLHSPIHPYTRLLISCVPKYDIHDTSIPDIPLEDKNVEGCPFAPRCPKVSDRCFKELPKPVVVKGREVSCFNVES